A section of the Chloroflexaceae bacterium genome encodes:
- the atpD gene encoding F0F1 ATP synthase subunit beta: protein MKAKGVVREIIGVVITAEFEDHIPEIYNALEIPLEGGGSLVCEVQQQLGEGRVKAVAMGSTDGLRRGVPIYDTGKPIAVPVGPATLGRVFNVLGQPIDGGEPIAPTVERRPIHRPPPSFEEQSTEAQIFETGIKVIDLIAPFTRGGKTAIFGGAGVGKTVVIQELIANIAKEQSGYSVFAGVGERSREGNDLIHEMREARIDETTTVFEKTVMVFGQMNEPPGARLRVGLTALTMAEYFRDEGRDILLFIDNIFRFVQAGSEVSSLLGRMPSQVGYQPTLGTEMGELQERITSTRRGSITSMQAVYVPADDYTDPAPATVFAHLDATISLERSIAERAIYPAVDPLASTSRILDPNVVGEEHYRVAQEVKRVLQRYKDLKDIIAILGMEELSDDDKLTVARARKIELFFSQPFTVAQQFTGRPGRYVPVAKTVESFRRLLNGEGDHIPESFFYMQGDFDDVLAAYEASQKA, encoded by the coding sequence ATCAAAGCAAAGGGTGTCGTTCGCGAGATCATCGGCGTGGTGATCACCGCTGAGTTCGAGGACCACATCCCCGAAATATACAACGCGCTTGAGATACCGCTTGAAGGCGGCGGCAGCCTGGTATGCGAGGTCCAGCAGCAACTCGGCGAGGGTCGCGTCAAGGCCGTGGCGATGGGCAGCACCGATGGCCTGCGCCGGGGCGTGCCGATCTACGATACCGGCAAGCCAATCGCTGTGCCGGTCGGCCCCGCCACGCTGGGCCGCGTCTTCAATGTGCTTGGACAGCCGATTGATGGCGGCGAACCGATTGCCCCGACCGTCGAACGCCGGCCCATCCATCGCCCGCCGCCCTCATTCGAGGAACAGAGCACTGAGGCGCAGATCTTCGAGACGGGGATCAAGGTGATTGACCTGATCGCCCCCTTCACCCGCGGCGGCAAGACAGCCATTTTCGGCGGCGCCGGGGTGGGCAAGACGGTGGTGATCCAGGAACTGATCGCCAACATCGCCAAGGAACAGTCGGGGTACTCGGTGTTCGCCGGGGTGGGCGAGCGCTCACGCGAGGGCAACGACCTCATCCACGAGATGCGCGAGGCGCGCATTGACGAGACGACGACGGTCTTCGAAAAGACCGTAATGGTCTTCGGGCAGATGAACGAGCCGCCCGGCGCGCGCCTCCGGGTGGGCCTGACCGCGCTGACCATGGCCGAGTACTTCCGCGATGAGGGCCGCGATATTCTGCTGTTTATTGACAATATCTTCCGCTTCGTCCAGGCGGGATCGGAGGTCTCGTCGCTCCTCGGGCGCATGCCCTCCCAGGTGGGCTACCAGCCCACCCTCGGCACCGAGATGGGTGAACTCCAGGAGCGCATCACCTCCACCAGGCGCGGCTCGATTACCTCGATGCAGGCCGTGTACGTGCCCGCCGACGACTATACCGACCCGGCCCCGGCAACTGTGTTCGCCCACCTCGACGCGACCATCTCGCTTGAGCGCAGCATCGCCGAACGGGCCATCTACCCGGCGGTGGATCCGCTGGCCTCCACCAGCCGCATTCTTGACCCGAACGTGGTGGGCGAAGAGCACTACCGCGTGGCTCAGGAGGTCAAGCGGGTGCTCCAGCGCTACAAGGATTTGAAGGATATCATCGCCATTCTCGGCATGGAGGAACTGAGTGACGACGATAAGCTCACCGTGGCCCGGGCGCGGAAGATTGAACTGTTCTTCTCCCAGCCGTTCACGGTGGCCCAGCAGTTCACCGGCCGCCCGGGCAGGTATGTGCCGGTGGCCAAGACGGTCGAGAGCTTCCGCCGTCTGCTTAATGGCGAGGGCGACCACATCCCCGAGTCGTTCTTCTACATGCAGGGCGACTTCGACGATGTGCTGGCGGCCTACGAGGCCAGCCAGAAGGCTTGA
- the mce gene encoding methylmalonyl-CoA epimerase has product MFTHVDHIGFAVNDVEEGIAFYSQAFGLTEWERISLPDRHMAVGVARLGDTLLELIAPTSEEAAFAKFLRERGPGVHHIAYRVDDIRAALAELAARGVPLIDKEPRPGIHNTLIAFVHPKAGGQGVLVELVQHQH; this is encoded by the coding sequence ATGTTCACCCATGTTGACCACATCGGGTTCGCCGTCAATGACGTCGAAGAGGGCATTGCCTTCTACAGCCAGGCCTTCGGTTTGACGGAGTGGGAGCGCATCAGCCTGCCCGATCGCCACATGGCCGTCGGGGTCGCCCGGCTGGGTGATACGTTGCTAGAGTTGATCGCCCCCACCTCCGAAGAGGCGGCCTTCGCCAAGTTTCTGCGCGAGCGCGGGCCAGGGGTGCATCACATCGCCTACCGAGTTGACGACATCCGCGCGGCCCTGGCCGAACTGGCCGCCCGCGGCGTGCCGCTGATTGACAAGGAGCCGCGCCCCGGCATTCACAATACCTTGATCGCGTTCGTACATCCAAAGGCCGGTGGCCAGGGCGTGCTTGTCGAACTTGTTCAACACCAGCACTAG
- a CDS encoding F0F1 ATP synthase subunit B, whose product MEALGINLNLFLAQLINFGVIVGLLWVLLYKPVQKILNERTARIEASLREADQVRQQLASAKRDYDAEIAKARKEAAEILAQAQERARAQEAEILKQARSEAERIREEARAQAEQERNQMLREAKDEIVELVTLTATRVLNAELKATGHDKLIEESLAALGRQN is encoded by the coding sequence GTGGAAGCATTAGGAATCAACCTGAACCTGTTCCTCGCCCAGTTGATCAACTTTGGCGTCATCGTGGGGTTGCTCTGGGTGCTGCTCTATAAGCCTGTGCAGAAGATCCTCAACGAGCGCACAGCCCGGATTGAAGCCAGCCTGCGCGAGGCCGACCAGGTCAGGCAGCAACTGGCCTCGGCCAAGCGCGACTACGACGCCGAAATTGCTAAAGCCCGCAAAGAGGCCGCTGAGATCCTCGCCCAGGCTCAGGAGCGCGCCAGGGCCCAGGAGGCTGAGATCCTCAAACAGGCTCGCAGCGAGGCCGAGCGGATCCGCGAAGAGGCCCGCGCCCAGGCCGAGCAGGAGCGCAACCAGATGTTGCGCGAGGCCAAGGATGAGATCGTCGAACTGGTGACGCTCACGGCAACCCGCGTGCTCAACGCCGAGCTGAAGGCGACCGGACATGATAAACTAATAGAAGAATCGCTCGCCGCTCTCGGACGCCAGAACTGA
- a CDS encoding DinB family protein gives MTHDELESRRLLCSTSLGYTAYYVWSAQAKRERKYNIARLLNAFSAVKRVRAERALRALGEVGTTARNIERALAGLEPEAVATGPVTGTQPFSRELLGRAARALAEGRDLVASELDDLYVCSTCGELMEGAPLATCPVCGTVREGFLSFRAAEAMGTLGPTTLVRRLEQTPETLQALVADLDDELLSWPVGGYSLKELVGHLTDIDIVFRERAWLILETDNPRLPSTEPPTLEKAAVYRAYPIADLLEAFTNSRRQTLQLLRGLTPAAWHRTGYHTVFGVIPLTHQGNWVVDHERGYLIEMAQIRHELLQRRFERRPITIPDNLVPEVLEGE, from the coding sequence ATGACCCACGACGAGCTTGAGAGTCGCCGCCTGCTCTGCAGCACGAGCCTGGGCTACACCGCCTACTACGTCTGGTCGGCGCAGGCGAAGCGCGAACGGAAGTATAACATCGCCCGCCTGCTGAACGCCTTTAGCGCCGTCAAGCGCGTCCGCGCCGAGCGCGCCCTCCGCGCGCTCGGCGAGGTCGGCACGACCGCCAGGAACATCGAGCGCGCCCTCGCCGGTCTCGAACCCGAGGCCGTGGCAACCGGCCCCGTCACCGGCACGCAGCCCTTTTCGCGCGAACTGCTGGGCCGCGCGGCCCGCGCCCTGGCCGAGGGCCGCGACCTGGTGGCGAGTGAACTGGACGACCTCTACGTCTGTAGCACCTGCGGCGAGTTGATGGAGGGCGCGCCCCTGGCCACCTGTCCGGTGTGCGGTACGGTGCGTGAAGGGTTCCTCAGCTTTCGCGCCGCCGAGGCGATGGGAACCCTTGGCCCCACGACGCTGGTGCGTCGGCTGGAACAGACCCCCGAGACCCTGCAGGCCCTGGTGGCCGATCTCGATGACGAGTTGCTCTCCTGGCCTGTGGGCGGATACTCGCTCAAGGAACTGGTAGGCCACCTGACCGATATTGACATCGTCTTTCGCGAACGGGCCTGGCTGATCCTGGAGACGGACAATCCGCGGCTGCCCAGCACTGAGCCTCCCACGCTGGAGAAGGCCGCCGTCTATCGCGCCTACCCGATTGCCGATCTGCTGGAAGCCTTCACCAACAGTCGCCGGCAGACCCTCCAGCTGCTGCGCGGGTTAACGCCTGCCGCCTGGCACCGCACCGGTTACCACACCGTCTTCGGGGTGATTCCGTTGACCCACCAGGGGAACTGGGTGGTGGATCACGAACGCGGCTACCTGATCGAGATGGCTCAGATTCGCCACGAGTTGCTGCAACGGCGCTTTGAACGGCGCCCGATTACCATTCCCGACAATCTGGTTCCCGAGGTGCTGGAGGGGGAGTGA
- the atpA gene encoding F0F1 ATP synthase subunit alpha translates to MTTTNELLSRLRQSITAGVDLRPRQVNVGTVVAVGDGVARISGLDQVRASELIEFPPKAGRPESIFGYALNLEEDTVGAIILGDYESIEEGDMVTATGRVISVPVGQELLGRVVNPLGQPLDGKGPITVTRYREIERIAPGVITRKSVDTPVQTGIVAIDALIPIGRGQRELIIGDRQTGKTAVAVDTILNQRGQGMVCIYVAIGQRRAQVAQVVGILEKYGALDYTIVVSATASESAALQYIAPYAGCAMGEEVMENGVMVDGKLVKDALIVYDDLSKHAVAYRQVSLLLRRPPGREAYPGDVFYLHSRLLERAARLNEDYGGGSLTALPVIETQANDVSAYIPTNVISITDGQIYLEPDLFNAGQRPALNVGISVSRVGSSAQTRAMRSVAGKLKGELAQFRDLAAFAQFASDLDPTTKAQIERGQRLQELLKQPQYHPMAVEDQVAILYAANNNYLDDVPVAAITAWRDDFLAFLRSAHPEVRKLIYDNRLDRKFPSEEVKNALEAAIKEFKATSSYQ, encoded by the coding sequence ATGACCACGACCAATGAGTTGCTTTCCCGGCTCAGGCAGAGCATCACCGCCGGGGTTGATCTGCGGCCGCGCCAGGTAAATGTTGGCACCGTTGTCGCCGTGGGCGACGGTGTGGCTCGCATCTCCGGCCTGGACCAGGTGCGCGCCTCGGAGTTGATCGAGTTCCCGCCGAAAGCCGGCCGCCCCGAGTCGATCTTTGGCTACGCCCTCAACCTGGAAGAAGACACCGTGGGCGCGATTATCCTCGGCGATTACGAGTCGATCGAGGAAGGTGATATGGTGACCGCAACCGGCCGGGTGATCTCGGTGCCCGTTGGCCAGGAGTTGCTCGGCCGCGTGGTCAACCCTCTCGGCCAGCCCCTCGACGGCAAGGGGCCGATCACGGTCACCAGGTACCGCGAGATCGAGCGCATCGCTCCCGGCGTGATCACCCGCAAGTCGGTGGATACGCCGGTGCAGACTGGCATCGTGGCTATTGACGCCCTCATTCCCATTGGCCGCGGCCAGCGCGAGCTAATTATCGGCGACCGCCAGACCGGCAAGACCGCCGTCGCTGTGGACACCATCCTCAACCAGAGAGGACAGGGGATGGTGTGCATCTACGTGGCCATCGGCCAGCGTCGCGCCCAGGTGGCCCAGGTGGTGGGCATCCTGGAGAAGTACGGCGCGCTCGACTATACCATTGTCGTCTCGGCCACCGCCTCAGAAAGCGCCGCGCTCCAGTACATCGCTCCCTACGCCGGCTGCGCCATGGGCGAAGAGGTGATGGAAAACGGCGTCATGGTTGACGGGAAGCTGGTCAAGGATGCGCTGATCGTCTACGATGACCTCTCGAAGCACGCCGTCGCTTATCGTCAGGTGTCGCTGCTCCTGCGCCGCCCGCCCGGCCGCGAAGCCTACCCCGGCGATGTGTTCTACCTGCACTCGCGCCTGCTCGAACGCGCCGCGCGCCTGAACGAAGACTATGGCGGCGGCTCGCTGACCGCCCTCCCGGTGATTGAGACCCAGGCCAATGATGTCTCGGCGTACATCCCTACGAATGTTATTTCGATCACCGACGGCCAGATCTACCTGGAACCTGACCTCTTCAACGCCGGGCAGCGCCCCGCCCTCAACGTGGGCATCTCGGTCAGCCGCGTCGGTTCTTCGGCCCAGACCCGCGCCATGCGCTCGGTAGCTGGCAAACTCAAGGGCGAACTGGCTCAGTTCCGCGATCTGGCCGCCTTTGCCCAGTTCGCCTCCGACCTGGACCCGACAACCAAGGCGCAGATCGAACGCGGCCAGCGTCTCCAGGAACTGCTCAAGCAGCCGCAGTACCATCCGATGGCCGTCGAGGATCAGGTGGCCATTCTCTACGCCGCCAACAACAACTACCTCGACGATGTGCCGGTGGCGGCCATCACCGCCTGGCGCGATGACTTCCTGGCCTTCCTGCGCTCGGCTCATCCTGAGGTGCGCAAGCTGATCTACGATAACCGCCTCGACCGGAAGTTCCCCTCTGAAGAGGTGAAGAACGCCCTGGAGGCGGCGATTAAGGAGTTCAAGGCAACCAGTTCGTATCAGTAG
- a CDS encoding ATP-binding protein, with protein MALPTDRATEALAVLAEATRTIQADQPLQQRVHRLFEVLRAELRFRDARLTCWLQSAMPGTARRQFYSVDGWPYPWDDELMRRVALGEGIETRTIVVSAAAGLSEHLPTLQGAYLGAPIRWGRRLWGMLEFRAEHHHRFDPGHCALVAALAPQLAVAIAREGRQLVESPAGASDGETPAGLTLTPLRQQQLAAIDRHLETTLGFHELLSLLLRHALEHTGAEAGAITLVDHDAGELVIHVYEGFSPEHWRRLPAQQRQRLSWDRGLAGRAARLGRALLVRDVTLQPDLPPAGPGARAELAAPILVDGRAAAVIILDSSRSNAFGEEELAFMRALCERAALPLHRAIHYQNALESANYLGQVFASLPTGLALLDANGKVLRANPAWYALLGINGEQDLAAFHVPIDLVETLLPRLQDPLRLTEFCAASLHSPTEHRTLRLHLVNPAQELQILSAPTFDSQRRVTGRLWAINDVTREGEAERLKNEFVSIVSHELRTPLTSILGYTELLLNREFGPEERRQFISTVYVEAGRLSQLVEDLLNFSRLEAGKVKLNQWITSLHGIVAELTTQLHTQLERHRLLFDVAPVLPPVFVDRDKVKQIIFNLLTNAIKYSPQGKEIILEMREARSGELPGDHPPGRFVLVAVHDQGIGIAPDDLSRIWERFYRVDNTNTRRIGGTGLGLSISRALVELHGGRIWAESELGQGSSFFFTLPVATEAAAGKKPGAT; from the coding sequence ATGGCCCTGCCTACGGACCGCGCAACCGAGGCCCTGGCCGTTCTGGCTGAGGCAACCCGCACCATCCAGGCCGATCAGCCCCTCCAGCAACGGGTCCACCGGCTGTTTGAGGTGCTGCGCGCCGAACTGCGCTTCCGCGATGCCCGTCTGACATGCTGGCTCCAGTCGGCCATGCCAGGGACGGCGCGGCGGCAGTTCTATTCGGTTGATGGCTGGCCCTATCCGTGGGACGACGAGTTGATGCGCCGGGTGGCCCTCGGGGAAGGGATCGAGACCCGCACGATTGTGGTGAGCGCCGCGGCAGGACTGAGTGAGCATCTTCCCACGCTGCAGGGCGCCTATCTGGGGGCGCCCATTCGCTGGGGGCGGCGGCTCTGGGGCATGCTGGAGTTTCGGGCCGAACATCACCACCGCTTCGATCCGGGACACTGCGCTCTGGTGGCCGCGCTGGCGCCGCAACTGGCCGTGGCTATTGCGCGGGAAGGCCGGCAACTGGTCGAGTCGCCTGCGGGGGCCAGTGACGGGGAAACGCCTGCGGGTCTCACCCTGACGCCGCTGCGGCAACAACAACTCGCGGCGATTGACCGGCATCTGGAGACTACACTCGGGTTCCACGAGCTGCTCAGCCTGCTGCTGCGCCACGCTCTGGAACACACCGGCGCCGAGGCCGGCGCCATTACCCTGGTTGACCACGATGCCGGCGAGCTGGTCATCCACGTCTATGAGGGGTTCTCACCTGAGCACTGGCGCCGGTTGCCGGCCCAGCAGCGCCAGCGCCTGAGCTGGGATCGCGGGCTGGCCGGGCGCGCTGCACGCCTGGGGCGCGCCCTGCTGGTGCGCGATGTCACTTTGCAGCCCGATCTGCCTCCCGCCGGGCCGGGCGCGCGCGCCGAACTGGCCGCGCCTATTCTGGTGGACGGGCGAGCCGCCGCGGTGATCATCCTCGACAGTTCCCGTTCCAACGCCTTTGGTGAAGAAGAACTGGCCTTTATGCGCGCCCTCTGTGAACGGGCTGCCCTGCCGCTGCATCGCGCCATTCACTACCAGAACGCCCTGGAAAGCGCCAACTACCTCGGTCAGGTGTTTGCCAGTCTGCCCACCGGTCTGGCCTTGCTCGACGCCAATGGCAAGGTGCTGCGCGCCAATCCGGCCTGGTATGCCCTGCTTGGCATTAACGGCGAGCAAGACCTTGCGGCCTTCCACGTGCCAATCGATCTGGTGGAGACCCTGCTGCCACGCCTGCAGGACCCGCTGCGTCTCACCGAGTTCTGCGCCGCCAGTCTGCACTCGCCAACCGAGCACCGTACACTGCGCCTGCACCTGGTGAATCCCGCCCAGGAACTGCAGATCCTCTCAGCCCCTACCTTTGATAGCCAGCGCCGCGTTACCGGGCGCCTCTGGGCCATTAACGACGTGACCCGCGAGGGCGAGGCTGAACGGTTAAAGAACGAGTTCGTTTCAATCGTTTCGCACGAATTGCGCACGCCCCTTACCTCGATCCTCGGCTATACCGAGTTGTTGCTCAACCGCGAATTCGGCCCTGAAGAGCGCCGCCAGTTCATCAGTACGGTGTATGTGGAAGCTGGCCGGTTGTCGCAACTGGTGGAGGATCTGCTCAACTTCTCGCGGCTGGAAGCAGGCAAGGTCAAACTGAACCAGTGGATCACGTCGCTGCACGGGATCGTGGCTGAACTCACGACCCAGCTCCACACCCAGCTCGAACGCCACCGATTGCTCTTTGACGTGGCCCCGGTGCTGCCGCCGGTGTTCGTTGATCGCGACAAGGTGAAACAGATTATTTTTAATCTGCTTACCAACGCGATCAAGTACAGTCCGCAGGGGAAGGAGATCATTCTGGAGATGCGCGAGGCGCGGAGCGGCGAACTGCCTGGCGACCACCCGCCAGGCCGCTTTGTGCTTGTGGCGGTGCACGACCAGGGGATCGGCATTGCGCCTGACGATCTCTCACGGATCTGGGAGCGGTTCTACCGGGTTGACAATACCAATACGCGTCGCATTGGCGGCACCGGCCTGGGGTTAAGCATCTCTCGCGCGCTGGTTGAGCTGCACGGCGGGCGTATCTGGGCCGAAAGCGAACTGGGGCAGGGTTCGAGCTTCTTCTTTACCCTCCCGGTGGCAACCGAGGCGGCGGCGGGCAAGAAACCGGGAGCAACGTGA
- a CDS encoding class I SAM-dependent methyltransferase: MRQKLNPPREGLVLEVGSGDNPHPRADVLVDRFPGADNRERGGDLVVDRPLVVADAHHLPFKDGAFAYSICSHILEHMDDPAQFARELRRTCRAGYIQSPSEIAERLFHWSFHRWYVNLVDDTLVLHPKEPGEPFGELFDYLYEYNPAYYFFQRSMPHLFWVEREWHGDDLKVEVRDTSPLPLRDPAALRALTRPRHGPLALIGLFFVALISRAARLETRRRLRRRLRRSYL, from the coding sequence ATGCGTCAGAAGCTCAATCCGCCGCGCGAGGGCCTCGTGCTCGAAGTGGGGAGCGGCGACAATCCCCATCCGCGCGCCGATGTGCTCGTTGATCGCTTTCCCGGCGCCGATAACCGCGAGCGCGGCGGCGATCTGGTAGTTGACCGGCCGCTGGTCGTCGCCGATGCTCACCACCTGCCCTTCAAAGACGGAGCCTTCGCCTACAGCATCTGCTCTCACATTCTGGAGCATATGGACGACCCGGCGCAGTTTGCCCGCGAACTCCGCCGGACGTGCAGGGCCGGCTACATCCAGAGTCCCTCGGAAATCGCCGAGCGCCTGTTTCACTGGTCCTTCCACCGCTGGTACGTGAACCTGGTGGACGATACGCTGGTATTGCACCCGAAGGAGCCGGGCGAGCCGTTTGGCGAGTTGTTCGACTACCTCTACGAGTACAATCCGGCCTACTATTTCTTCCAGCGCAGCATGCCCCACCTGTTCTGGGTGGAGCGGGAATGGCACGGTGACGACTTAAAGGTCGAGGTGCGCGATACGTCGCCGCTGCCCCTGCGCGACCCCGCGGCTCTGCGCGCGCTGACGCGGCCGCGCCACGGCCCTCTGGCGCTGATCGGGCTTTTCTTCGTCGCCCTTATCAGCCGCGCGGCGCGTCTGGAGACGCGCAGGCGCCTGCGCCGGCGCCTGCGTCGCAGCTACCTGTGA
- a CDS encoding F0F1 ATP synthase subunit gamma, with amino-acid sequence MPSSREIKRRIRSVKNVAQITRAMEMVAASKMRRAQRNVLATRPYADRMRDLIGDLNARVVGHARRGTFLEARPDTGRVALIVVTPDRGLAGSLTSNVLRRVGRFILEQQQQGRTVDTFAYGKKGRDFLARSGQNLRAEAIKLGDAPKLEQILGVATAALRGVEAGEYSEVYLIYSEFINTLVQRPALKKLVPVEAPEDSGGRQVDFTYEPDQAEVLAELLPRYVETQIYQAILESIASFYSAQMVAMRNATRNAKDLVRDLTLSYNKARQASITKEVAEISSGAAALAEM; translated from the coding sequence ATGCCTTCCAGCCGTGAGATTAAACGACGTATCCGCTCGGTCAAGAATGTTGCCCAGATCACCCGCGCCATGGAGATGGTCGCGGCCTCGAAGATGCGCCGGGCGCAACGCAACGTGCTGGCGACGCGACCCTACGCCGACCGCATGCGCGATCTGATTGGCGACCTGAACGCCCGCGTGGTGGGCCACGCCCGCCGGGGCACCTTTCTCGAAGCGCGCCCGGACACGGGCCGCGTCGCGCTCATCGTTGTCACTCCCGACCGGGGATTGGCCGGCAGCCTGACCTCCAACGTCCTGCGGCGGGTGGGGCGCTTCATCCTCGAACAGCAGCAGCAGGGCCGCACGGTGGACACCTTCGCTTACGGCAAAAAGGGGCGCGACTTTCTGGCGCGCAGCGGCCAGAACCTGCGCGCCGAGGCTATCAAACTTGGCGACGCGCCGAAGCTGGAACAGATCCTCGGCGTGGCCACGGCCGCCCTCAGGGGGGTGGAGGCGGGCGAGTACAGCGAAGTGTATCTGATCTACAGCGAGTTTATCAACACGCTGGTGCAACGCCCGGCGCTCAAGAAACTTGTGCCTGTTGAGGCTCCTGAGGATAGCGGCGGACGGCAGGTTGATTTCACCTACGAGCCAGACCAGGCCGAAGTGCTTGCCGAGTTGCTGCCCCGCTACGTTGAAACGCAGATCTACCAGGCTATCCTTGAATCGATCGCCAGTTTCTACTCGGCCCAGATGGTGGCGATGCGCAACGCCACGCGCAATGCCAAGGACCTGGTGCGTGACCTGACCCTGAGCTACAACAAGGCTCGCCAGGCATCCATTACCAAGGAGGTCGCGGAGATCTCCAGCGGCGCCGCCGCGCTCGCTGAAATGTAA
- the atpH gene encoding ATP synthase F1 subunit delta: protein MATTVDARAIAGTLYESLLETALEQLRAAAPKLAGVTTADAAQRIDAALPRNALPQVRNFLLGLAREGLLDRVGEVAEVFATYLAGPPTKELEATVTSAIELSDAQRKRITADLRQRYGADVSVRFEVDPSLIGGLIIRVGDQVLDNSLRTRLSAIQRSMLNS, encoded by the coding sequence ATGGCAACAACAGTTGACGCCAGGGCGATCGCTGGCACCCTGTACGAATCGCTGCTGGAAACGGCCCTGGAACAGTTGCGGGCCGCCGCGCCCAAGCTCGCTGGCGTCACCACCGCCGACGCGGCGCAGCGCATTGACGCGGCCCTGCCCAGGAATGCGCTGCCGCAGGTGCGCAATTTTCTCCTCGGCCTCGCTCGCGAAGGCTTGCTTGATCGCGTCGGCGAGGTTGCCGAGGTGTTCGCCACTTACCTCGCCGGCCCGCCCACGAAAGAGCTTGAGGCGACGGTGACCAGCGCCATTGAACTGAGCGATGCGCAACGCAAACGCATCACCGCCGATCTGCGGCAACGCTATGGCGCCGATGTGTCGGTCAGGTTTGAGGTTGATCCCTCGCTTATCGGCGGGCTGATCATTCGCGTTGGCGACCAGGTGCTGGATAACAGTCTGCGCACGCGCTTGAGCGCGATACAGCGGAGCATGCTGAATAGCTGA
- a CDS encoding F0F1 ATP synthase subunit epsilon — MPIHLEIVTAERAVLSDDVDLVSAPTRAGRVGILPRHAPLLTILEPGELGIVKNGVRTSFAVSGGFMEVLPTRVTILADTVERADEIDEARAEAARKLAEERRQMAQSERDAAIAEAKLRKEMVRLQVARLKNVGRRP, encoded by the coding sequence ATGCCCATTCACCTTGAAATTGTCACCGCCGAGCGGGCGGTTCTCTCCGATGATGTGGATCTGGTCAGCGCTCCGACCCGGGCCGGGCGGGTAGGCATCCTGCCCCGCCATGCCCCGCTGCTGACCATTCTGGAGCCGGGGGAGCTGGGGATCGTCAAGAACGGCGTGCGCACCTCCTTTGCCGTATCGGGCGGCTTTATGGAAGTGTTGCCCACGCGGGTCACCATTCTGGCCGATACGGTCGAGCGGGCCGACGAGATTGACGAGGCCCGGGCCGAGGCGGCGCGCAAACTGGCCGAGGAGCGCAGGCAGATGGCCCAGAGTGAGCGCGATGCCGCCATCGCCGAAGCCAAGCTGCGCAAAGAAATGGTACGGCTCCAGGTGGCGCGGCTCAAGAACGTTGGACGGCGGCCGTAA
- a CDS encoding rod shape-determining protein, producing MARKIGIDLGTANVLVYVKGKGIVLSEPSVVALSTKDGRVRAVGAEALAMLGREPESIEVVRPMRNGVIADYQVTEAMLKYFIGRVAGRFRFSKPEVMICIPAGVTSVEMRAVRDAALEAGAGRAYLIREPLAAAIGANIPVAQPSGNLIIDIGGGTTEVAVISLNDIVVSTSVRVGGNKFDEAIAAYIKRKYNMLIGERTAESVKIEIGSALPLERPLTTQVRGRDQVAGLPRTIDVDSNEITEAIQEPLEAIVNAVRAVLVETPPELSSDIIDKGMVMTGGGSMLRRINELLTEVTGVPCYVADQPASCVAIGTGLALENLDILRDSLSGDDLN from the coding sequence ATGGCCCGCAAGATCGGCATTGACCTTGGCACCGCAAATGTGCTGGTGTATGTCAAAGGAAAGGGGATTGTGCTCTCAGAGCCCTCAGTCGTAGCGCTGAGCACCAAAGATGGGCGCGTGCGAGCGGTGGGGGCCGAGGCCCTGGCCATGCTCGGGCGCGAGCCGGAGAGCATCGAAGTAGTGCGCCCGATGCGCAATGGCGTGATCGCCGACTACCAGGTGACGGAGGCCATGCTCAAGTATTTCATCGGGCGGGTCGCCGGTCGCTTTCGGTTTTCCAAGCCCGAGGTGATGATCTGCATCCCGGCGGGCGTCACCAGCGTGGAGATGCGGGCTGTGCGCGACGCGGCCCTGGAGGCTGGCGCGGGGCGCGCCTATCTGATCCGCGAACCGCTGGCCGCCGCCATTGGCGCCAACATCCCTGTGGCCCAACCTTCGGGGAATCTGATCATTGACATCGGCGGCGGTACGACCGAGGTAGCGGTGATTTCGCTCAATGACATCGTCGTGAGCACCTCGGTGCGTGTGGGCGGCAATAAGTTCGATGAGGCCATTGCCGCCTATATCAAGCGGAAGTACAACATGCTGATCGGCGAGCGCACTGCCGAGAGCGTGAAGATCGAGATCGGCTCGGCCCTGCCCCTTGAACGGCCGCTGACCACCCAGGTGCGCGGGCGCGATCAGGTGGCCGGGCTGCCGCGCACGATTGATGTGGACTCGAACGAGATCACCGAGGCCATCCAGGAGCCGCTCGAGGCGATTGTCAATGCCGTGCGCGCCGTGCTTGTCGAAACTCCGCCCGAACTCTCCTCCGACATCATTGACAAAGGCATGGTGATGACGGGCGGCGGCTCGATGTTGCGGCGCATCAACGAACTGCTTACCGAGGTCACCGGGGTGCCCTGCTACGTGGCCGATCAGCCCGCCTCCTGCGTGGCGATCGGCACCGGCCTGGCCCTGGAGAACCTGGATATCCTGCGCGACAGTCTCAGCGGCGACGATCTGAATTAA